A stretch of DNA from Kazachstania africana CBS 2517 chromosome 3, complete genome:
AACATAGAAAGAATGGACGCTGATAAGGTTAATACTAATTTATCAGACTTGTCACTTGAAGCTGCCCCATCTCACGATGATGTAACAAATCCGGGGTTGTTGGTAGATAGAGAGGATAACCTTGACGCTTCTGATGATGTTGCGAATCAGATGGAATTGCAACTGTCGAATGACGGTAGTGACAacaatatttcttcaatgaatgCAAATTTCTCATACCATGAAAGCCAAAAGTTGATTCAGAATAATTCAAAGCATATTGCAGTTGATGAGCATGATGTGAATTCTGCTATCTTAGAACAACCGAGACATGCTTCCAATCTAAGTACAGAGTCTCCCACTACTAAGAAATCAAGAACTCTTTCTGCAAGTGCCCAACATACCATTCCGGAACCACCAAGACCACTTTGGAATAAGGAACCGAAAGTAAAGAAGGAGACTACCCTTTATAAGATGGGTATGCTCGCTGAAGATGCAGAGCAACAGTTCTCTGAAGACCCTTCCCCGGAGCTTATCGATTTATATTCCAAAGTGCAAGAATGTAGAGATTTAAgaacaaaatatcaaacCTTATCAGTTCAAAATGACAACcaaaatccaaaaaataaGCCAGATTGGAAGGTTTACCCATATCCACCAAAACCTTCATATAATGCAGATACTAAAACGGTAGTCCCAGTATTTAATAAGCCAGATGTGGAGGTGTTTGATTTTAATCAATGTGAAATTCCTGGCATAGATGAAGAGTGGGATTTTGGTTCCAATGGAGATGATAGCTATATTGTTCATAAAGCCGGAAATCCAGATGATCTTATTGCCGATATTCCAACATTGCGTGATTACTATAGAGATTTGGATAAAATGATTGGAATCTCATCTGATGGTCCAGCCAAATCTTTTGCCTTCAGAAGGTTACAGTATTTGGAAGCTCGTTGGAACTTATATTACTTATTGAACGAATATCAAGAAACTAGCGTGTCAAAGAGGAATCCTCACAGAGATTTTTATAACGTGAGAAAAGTCGATACTCACGTTCATCATTCTGCTTGCATGAACCAAAAACATTTACTAcgttttatcaaatataaattaagGCATTCTGCTGAAGAGAAAGTTATATTCAGAGATGGACAACTGTTAACTTTAGAGGAAGTTTTCCgttctttgaatttgacTGGATATGATTTATCAATTGACACATTGGATATGCATGCCCATAAGGACACTTTTCATCggtttgataaattcaactTGAAATATAATCCAATTGGCGAATCCCGTCTAAGAGAGATTTTCTTAAAGACAAATAACTATATTAGGGGTTCATACTTAGCTGAAATTACTCAGCAGGTCATATCTGAtttagaaaattcaaaatatcaaaattgcGAATACAGAATATCCATTTACGGAAGATCCTTGGATGAGTGGGATAAACTGGCTGCCTGGGTCatagataataaaataatttctcACAATGTCCGTTGGTTGATTCAAATCCCTCGTCTTTACGACATCTATAAGAAGACAGGTATcgttcaaaatttcaatgatgtttgtaaaaatattttccaaccattatttgaagttaCAAAGGATCCAAGAAGCCATCCAAAATTACACGTATTTTTACAAAGAGTGATCGGGTTTGATTCtgttgatgatgaatcTAAAGTGGATCGTCGTTTCCACAGAAAATACCCAAAGCCATCTTTATGGGAAGCTGATCAAAATCCACCATATTCTTACTACTTATACTATCTGTACTCAAGTGTAGCATCATTAAATCAATGGAGAGCAAAAAGAGGGTTCAATACATTGGTTTTGAGACCACATTGTGGTGAAGCTGGTGATCCAGAACATTTAGTCTCGGCATACATGTTAGCCCATGGTATCTCACATGGTATCTTGTTGAGAAAAGTGCCATTTGTTCAATATCTTTACTACTTGGATCAGGTTGGTATTGCAATGTCTCCGCTATCAAATAATGCTCTGTTTTTGACCTATGATAAGAATCCATTTCCTCgttatttcaaaagagGTTTAAATGTTTCCCTATCTACGGATGATCCACTACAATTTTCATATACTAGAGAGCCATTGATTGAAGAATACTCTGTTGCAGctcaaatttacaaattatCTAATGTTGACATGTGTGAACTGGCAAGAAATTCGGTTTTACAAAGTGGTTGGGAAGCACAAATTAAGCAGCACTGGGTAGGTAAAGATTTCTACAAGGAGGGTGTTGAGGGTAATGATGTCGTAAAGACTAATGTTCCAGATATTAGAATCAATTACAGATACGATACCCTTTCAACGGAGTTAGAATTGGTCCATCACTTTGCAACTTTTTCTCGTCATGCAGTGgaaatttaattaattaGTTACTTTTTTCATTGTATATAATCTACATTCATTATATATGTCTATCTGCCTGAAGTCATACCATTTCTAATCATGTGGGTTCtctattgatattgatgtATTAATTAAGATGTAACTATAAACCTCTCAGCAAAATGGCATCTACAACAGCTCTTGAGAGATCAGAGTTCGTTTCTGGCCTAAAAGTTTTTTCCAGCTTATAGATctaaattaataataatgttaGTAACTTGTGGAGTGGTCATTAAAcagtgaagaaaaatattaaaaaaaatcatacCTTTGAAATGTAATCTTTGTCAGCCAGTCTTCCTAGATTTTCGTCAGTAAACTCAATACAGGTCCCTTGAATAAAATCATAATTTATCTCCTCCTTTTTGGCTCCTATATGGACAGCAATTATAGATGTAGAGTTATCTAAAATACCAAACTTCTTGAAGGCATCGCCAATATTGGAAGTTGGTGAAAGGCACAAAAGACACTCTGAATGCAATGATTTCGTTCTCATTTTATTATAGTTTACCTCGATGAGCGCTCTATGAATGGCTGAAAGTAGTTGCTCCCCAGATATGATTGCTTTCGCATCAATCAACGCATAGGGCAAATCTGCAATTTTAGCTCGTATTTCCTTGCTATTCTTCACATTTTCATATAATGCAATATTAATCTCCGTACCTTCAAACTGTGGCAAAATTACGGTTGTCATGCTTGAGATCGACTGTTTATATGGGCCTACCTGTGATGTTCACTGGGTTTTTAgatataaaattatctcatcaatttttttttagtcCTGATGTTATGTTCATATAGGaaaaaatgacaatataaattgaatggTACAAGTGTATATCCCATATAAATGAAGCATAGTACTTGAAAAGTGTGTGTATGTATCTCGTTTTGTGATGGTAGAAAATTCAACAGATGAAGATGTATGTGAGCtattgaattctttgatCCCAGATTCTATTGAAGCAACTATCaacgatgaagaagaagagaatgATGCGAATCTGTACAGATTATTGGATGAAGTTCCTGGTGGACGCAAATTAATGGCTCGTCTTTTTGCATCAAATAATGTACTTGATAGCGCATCTTTAGGGACCCCAGCAATTTCTGCAGCGATCATTGAGATTGGCGAGCGATGGTTTGATGAAGAGAAGTTGGCAAGTTCTCAATTGTCCACGATGACGCTACAATTAGAGTCACCAGTAGTTTTCTCTTGGAGTAACAACGCTACTAGATCATTTAATAAGGATAAACATGAAGAAACGCCGAAAGatcaattaaaagaaagtaCTAATCAAAGACTGTTTGAAATGGCAACTGAAGAATTTGACAAGATCCCAAAGTTGCCGATATCGTGGAAGCAACTAGTTAGAGGTGAGACAAGTGCAGTAATGGAACATCGTTTGCGCAATTTTGAAGACAAAGTTGCTGGATCACCTGGAAGGCAAGACAATAatctatcattttctacCTTTAAAGTGAACCCATTAGAGGAATTTGTTGCGCAAGAACTAccaagaatgaaaaaagagatgaaagaaaagaagaaatccaagaaaaaaggCATACTATGGTTCTGGGGTAAAAATAAAAGCCACTCAGataagttgaaaaataaggGTAGCATAGATGTTAATCCTATCTCAGTCGTAGCCTTAGATGAGCCAGTTCAAGAATCTGGTTCCgcagaaaatattataatagAAGATAGCTCAAATGTTGACGAAGTGCTGAGCACGCATTCTGAAGATGAACTCAAATCGAACAGTTTTGTAGCAGAAGAGATATCGACAAAGTCCGGCACTGCAGAAAATACTGTGGCCACAGAAGATCTTTTATCATCCTCAAAGGGAACAAGTAAGGTCTCATCGCCAtctctctctctttctcttgACGAAGCTGCTAATCTCATGGAGGACGATGGTAAGAAGGGTTTGAGCATGAGCACGTTCGTTCCACTGCagccaaagaagaaaacgtaAAGCAGCAGTATGCACTGTGTTGCCCTCATGATACACAAAGAAGGTGAACTTTCAGACATGATTGATTGCAcctatttttttttcgtgAGATATCCACAAACTATCTCTACAAATGCTGTAGACCCGCCCGACATTGTACATGCGTCTGCTGTCGTCTGTCAGTCTTCTCATAGAAGTGCTGTCACCAATGAACTTTCCACTTGGTGTTCTCATTCCAGCATATTTAGCACGCATCGACTGGCCAGTGGCTCATCAATTTACTCAAGTTAATGCTCTAATTGGGTAATTCTTTCTTGTTCCGGTAAGCGGGTTTCGAACAtgatatgaaaattttcacctGATTTTGGATATAATACGTGCTCATGtaaatatacatatataagGGAAGCAAGTAGTTAAGTGATATCGAGAATTACGTTTATGACCTCAGATCGATAGATACTAGAGTGATTTTGTGTTAAAAGAGACGTCCAAAGTATATgctaaaattgattttattgtATACCGCAGGTTGGTATATTTGTGCGATCACACTATCAGTGTACAACAAATGGATGTTCGGTGGCACTAATGGTTTAGGCGTGGCATATCCTATTTTGGTAACGACTTGTCATCAAGTGACTTTGTGGGTGCTGTCCTTTTGTTACATTAGGTACTATCTAAAGGATACGGGTAATGTCTTCAAAAGATTGTATAATAAAGAATGGCAGTTTTACTTAAAATTTCTAGTTCCGACCGCTGTAGCAACCGCTGGTGATGTAGGGTTGAGCAATGCCTCTTTCAAGTATGTTCCGTTAATTATTTACACTAtaatcaaatcatcaaGTATAGCTTTCGTTCTATTATTTGGTTgtcttttcaaagttgaGAAATTCCATTGGAAACTTGGAACGATTGTTATTTCCATGTTCGTTGGTGTATGTATGATGGTTTATCAACCTTCCAATGGTTCTGCCGCTGACGAGAATAGCAATTTTCTCATCTTGGTGGGATCGTTGATGGTTTTGGCAAGTAGTTGCTTATCTGGCTTCAGATGGGTGTATACTCAGGTTATACTGAAGGGTGTACCAAACGAAAATGTAGAAATCAGATTAccagatgatgatgatccTCATATTCAAGGTAACTTGGATTCGAGGTTAAACTCGTCAACTGGCGATAAAGTTAATGGCTCTGAAAGCGACAAACCGCATCCCGTATATACTATCTGCCAATTAGCGCCACTAATGGCAGTTGCCTTGGTCATAACATCGTTGCTCGTGGAACAGCCAACATTTAGTTTATCTGACTCAAAATTATTCTCGTATGGTAGTGATACCGGAGTTACAACACGATCATTTTTTGTCGGGATAATGTTACTTCTCATTCCAGGTGTGTTAGTTTTTGGACTAACGTTATCAGAATTCGGTATCTTACAAATTACAAAAGTTTTGACTGTCTCGGTCATTGGTGTCATTAAAGAAGTTCTCACGGTGTTGATTGGTGTCTGGTTCTTGCATGAGAGAATAAGTGGATGGTTAAACTGGTTGGGTGTCGTACTCATTTTAAGTGATGTGTTGTACTATAACTATTTCAGATATGGACAAAATCAAGAACAAGGCTATTCTAGCTTGGCTATGAACGATTTAGAATCACCAAGCGATATAGAAGAGCACTTTACATTGGGGGATAAGATTGCTACTGAGCCTTATCCACTGATGGGAACTACAATGCAAGGGTATGAAGCGGATGTTTTGACCAGAAAACTGTCTGGCGGTGCTTCAAATCTTGGAAGTGATGTGCCAGTAGACGAGGTTCTGTCAACATACGCCCCAAATTTCGAATTGCAAACAAATTCAGgagaaactgaaaataatgCATAATTATCAATATATCAAGGCCATTCTATCGCATGAAGTAGTATTATAACcatatataatataacATATGTATATTCATTTAGTAGCATCGTTTCCGTAAGCATTTAAAGCCATTATGTTACGAGGTTCATTGCCATGTTGTGAAGCCTCTGCAACTCTCAGGATCAGATCTTCAAAAGCATGTAATTAGTTCTCGAAAGTCTCGTTAAATAGTCTATAGGagtttattattttagATATAATCAACTACTGTCATATATGTTTAGCCCTAATTAGGGTATggatgtttttttttcattccGAGTGTAGCGAGAACtaataaaaatggaatTTCAGGTCAGCCAATGGAAGCATTTATCGAGTATATTGCTCGAGATCCAAGAGAAACTATCCAAGAATATTGTTGTAGGAAGTATTAAGTTTATACAAGAAGGGGATAGTGAAGTACATGGAGGGTGATAATACGAAAATTGACGACTTATCGGCAGCTGTACatgaaaattcaagaaatg
This window harbors:
- the AMD1 gene encoding AMP deaminase (similar to Saccharomyces cerevisiae AMD1 (YML035C); ancestral locus Anc_5.578); this translates as MDADKVNTNLSDLSLEAAPSHDDVTNPGLLVDREDNLDASDDVANQMELQLSNDGSDNNISSMNANFSYHESQKLIQNNSKHIAVDEHDVNSAILEQPRHASNLSTESPTTKKSRTLSASAQHTIPEPPRPLWNKEPKVKKETTLYKMGMLAEDAEQQFSEDPSPELIDLYSKVQECRDLRTKYQTLSVQNDNQNPKNKPDWKVYPYPPKPSYNADTKTVVPVFNKPDVEVFDFNQCEIPGIDEEWDFGSNGDDSYIVHKAGNPDDLIADIPTLRDYYRDLDKMIGISSDGPAKSFAFRRLQYLEARWNLYYLLNEYQETSVSKRNPHRDFYNVRKVDTHVHHSACMNQKHLLRFIKYKLRHSAEEKVIFRDGQLLTLEEVFRSLNLTGYDLSIDTLDMHAHKDTFHRFDKFNLKYNPIGESRLREIFLKTNNYIRGSYLAEITQQVISDLENSKYQNCEYRISIYGRSLDEWDKLAAWVIDNKIISHNVRWLIQIPRLYDIYKKTGIVQNFNDVCKNIFQPLFEVTKDPRSHPKLHVFLQRVIGFDSVDDESKVDRRFHRKYPKPSLWEADQNPPYSYYLYYLYSSVASLNQWRAKRGFNTLVLRPHCGEAGDPEHLVSAYMLAHGISHGILLRKVPFVQYLYYLDQVGIAMSPLSNNALFLTYDKNPFPRYFKRGLNVSLSTDDPLQFSYTREPLIEEYSVAAQIYKLSNVDMCELARNSVLQSGWEAQIKQHWVGKDFYKEGVEGNDVVKTNVPDIRINYRYDTLSTELELVHHFATFSRHAVEI
- the CGI121 gene encoding Cgi121p (similar to Saccharomyces cerevisiae CGI121 (YML036W); ancestral locus Anc_5.581) — encoded protein: MTTVILPQFEGTEINIALYENVKNSKEIRAKIADLPYALIDAKAIISGEQLLSAIHRALIEVNYNKMRTKSLHSECLLCLSPTSNIGDAFKKFGILDNSTSIIAVHIGAKKEEINYDFIQGTCIEFTDENLGRLADKDYISKIYKLEKTFRPETNSDLSRAVVDAILLRGL
- the LFT1 gene encoding Lft1p (similar to Saccharomyces cerevisiae YML037C; ancestral locus Anc_5.582), translated to MVENSTDEDVCELLNSLIPDSIEATINDEEEENDANLYRLLDEVPGGRKLMARLFASNNVLDSASLGTPAISAAIIEIGERWFDEEKLASSQLSTMTLQLESPVVFSWSNNATRSFNKDKHEETPKDQLKESTNQRLFEMATEEFDKIPKLPISWKQLVRGETSAVMEHRLRNFEDKVAGSPGRQDNNLSFSTFKVNPLEEFVAQELPRMKKEMKEKKKSKKKGILWFWGKNKSHSDKLKNKGSIDVNPISVVALDEPVQESGSAENIIIEDSSNVDEVLSTHSEDELKSNSFVAEEISTKSGTAENTVATEDLLSSSKGTSKVSSPSLSLSLDEAANLMEDDGKKGLSMSTFVPLQPKKKT
- the YMD8 gene encoding Ymd8p (similar to Saccharomyces cerevisiae YMD8 (YML038C); ancestral locus Anc_5.585), which gives rise to MLKLILLYTAGWYICAITLSVYNKWMFGGTNGLGVAYPILVTTCHQVTLWVLSFCYIRYYLKDTGNVFKRLYNKEWQFYLKFLVPTAVATAGDVGLSNASFKYVPLIIYTIIKSSSIAFVLLFGCLFKVEKFHWKLGTIVISMFVGVCMMVYQPSNGSAADENSNFLILVGSLMVLASSCLSGFRWVYTQVILKGVPNENVEIRLPDDDDPHIQGNLDSRLNSSTGDKVNGSESDKPHPVYTICQLAPLMAVALVITSLLVEQPTFSLSDSKLFSYGSDTGVTTRSFFVGIMLLLIPGVLVFGLTLSEFGILQITKVLTVSVIGVIKEVLTVLIGVWFLHERISGWLNWLGVVLILSDVLYYNYFRYGQNQEQGYSSLAMNDLESPSDIEEHFTLGDKIATEPYPLMGTTMQGYEADVLTRKLSGGASNLGSDVPVDEVLSTYAPNFELQTNSGETENNA